The following are from one region of the Polaribacter marinaquae genome:
- a CDS encoding N-6 DNA methylase gives MANVAAVVSSIRNIMRQDRGISGDAQRLEQLGWMLFLKIIDDKDQELEILKDDYQSVIPEQFQWRTWASDPEGITGDDLLEFIDSNAQNNRGLFATLRNLTSINNPKRAAIAKEVFDGSNNYMKSGYEMRKVINKLNEIDFNNSNDKHIFGNIYESILQELRDAGNKGEYYTPRAVTQFMTQMTNPRLGEKVLDPAAGTGGFLSAAIDHVRENYVNTVEDEHLLQKSITGWELKPVAYVLGLTNLILHEMDVPDYHYIDSLKKEYNSISKKDQVDVILANPPFGASIAEGVESNFPSSFRCRESADLFVVLMLKLLNHNGRAAIVLPDGCIKGEGVKARIHKKLLTECNLHTIIRMPTSTFFPAAVRTNLLFFEKGKKTNDIWYYEHKLPKGQKSYSKTKPIEFDEFQPIIKWWQNREESSVSWKVNVSELKDWDLDIKNPYQEKIKHIPAIELYEKYNNKLTSVQQTFSTISKNILFNRIPVLDKLLQNNNSLFLNIDFINKFKKVIILEGLKGNLSKDFSDKQEFKSGELLSDKMLEEKAIIFEEERLKPEKSVIPIEKQAIPYEVPNHWCWNILDNVSIFYNGKAHEKLVDSSGQYILVNSKFVSTNGSVKKYSTEILVPLKKNDIAIVMSDVPNGRALSRCYLVEENNLYTLNQRIGCLKSLCGIHPEYLKMVLDRNKYYLNFNDGKKQTNLKKSQILSCPIPIPPLEEQKHIIEQVNNLLKKCEELELEIESQNSLSENLIDSILNESF, from the coding sequence ATGGCAAACGTAGCAGCAGTAGTAAGCAGCATAAGAAATATAATGCGTCAAGACAGAGGGATTTCTGGTGATGCCCAAAGATTAGAGCAATTAGGTTGGATGCTCTTTTTAAAAATTATTGACGACAAAGACCAAGAATTAGAAATTTTAAAAGACGATTATCAGTCGGTAATTCCAGAGCAATTTCAATGGAGAACTTGGGCAAGTGACCCAGAAGGAATTACAGGAGATGATTTATTGGAATTTATAGACAGTAACGCCCAAAACAACAGAGGATTATTTGCCACTTTACGTAATCTCACAAGTATTAATAATCCAAAACGTGCTGCCATAGCGAAAGAAGTTTTTGATGGTTCAAATAACTATATGAAGAGTGGTTACGAAATGCGAAAAGTCATAAATAAACTCAATGAAATTGACTTTAACAATTCTAACGATAAGCACATTTTCGGCAATATTTACGAAAGTATTTTACAAGAATTGCGTGATGCAGGTAATAAAGGTGAATACTACACACCAAGAGCAGTAACACAGTTTATGACACAAATGACCAATCCAAGATTGGGTGAAAAAGTACTTGACCCTGCAGCTGGTACAGGAGGTTTTTTAAGCGCAGCAATAGACCACGTTAGAGAAAATTATGTAAATACTGTAGAAGACGAGCATCTTCTGCAAAAAAGTATTACAGGATGGGAATTAAAACCTGTAGCATACGTCTTAGGTCTAACCAATTTAATTTTACACGAAATGGATGTTCCTGACTATCATTATATTGATAGTCTAAAAAAGGAATATAATAGTATTAGTAAAAAAGACCAAGTAGATGTAATATTAGCTAATCCACCATTTGGTGCAAGTATAGCTGAAGGTGTAGAATCAAACTTTCCGAGTTCTTTTCGTTGTCGTGAATCAGCAGATTTATTTGTTGTACTAATGTTAAAATTATTAAACCATAATGGTAGAGCTGCAATTGTTTTACCTGATGGATGTATTAAAGGCGAAGGAGTAAAAGCTCGAATACATAAAAAACTATTAACAGAATGTAATCTGCATACAATTATTAGAATGCCGACTAGTACATTTTTTCCAGCAGCAGTTAGAACAAATCTGCTTTTTTTTGAAAAAGGAAAGAAAACAAATGATATTTGGTACTATGAGCATAAATTACCCAAAGGTCAAAAAAGCTACTCTAAAACTAAACCTATTGAATTTGATGAATTTCAACCAATTATAAAATGGTGGCAAAATAGAGAAGAATCTTCAGTTTCTTGGAAAGTAAATGTTTCAGAATTGAAAGATTGGGATTTAGATATTAAAAATCCTTATCAAGAGAAAATAAAACATATTCCTGCTATTGAATTATATGAAAAATATAACAACAAACTGACTTCAGTTCAACAAACATTCTCTACAATATCAAAAAATATTTTATTTAACAGAATTCCAGTTCTAGACAAACTTCTTCAAAATAATAATTCTTTGTTCCTAAACATAGATTTTATTAATAAATTCAAGAAAGTTATTATTCTAGAAGGGCTAAAAGGAAATTTAAGTAAAGATTTTAGCGATAAACAAGAATTCAAGTCTGGAGAGTTACTCTCTGATAAAATGTTGGAAGAAAAAGCAATCATTTTTGAAGAAGAAAGACTTAAACCTGAAAAATCAGTAATTCCAATTGAAAAACAAGCAATACCGTATGAAGTACCAAACCATTGGTGTTGGAATATACTTGATAATGTTTCAATATTTTATAATGGTAAGGCTCACGAAAAATTAGTTGATTCAAGTGGTCAATATATTTTAGTAAACTCAAAATTTGTCTCAACAAATGGTTCAGTTAAAAAATACAGTACTGAAATATTAGTTCCTCTTAAAAAAAATGATATTGCCATAGTAATGAGTGATGTTCCAAACGGCAGAGCTTTAAGTAGATGCTATCTTGTAGAGGAAAACAACTTATATACACTAAACCAAAGAATTGGATGTTTAAAATCATTATGTGGTATTCATCCTGAATACTTAAAAATGGTTTTAGATAGAAATAAATATTACTTGAATTTTAATGATGGAAAAAAACAAACAAATCTGAAAAAAAGTCAAATTTTATCTTGCCCAATTCCAATTCCACCTCTAGAAGAACAAAAACATATAATAGAACAGGTAAATAACTTATTGAAAAAATGTGAAGAATTAGAATTAGAAATCGAAAGTCAAAATAGTCTTTCTGAAAATCTTATTGATTCAATTTTAAATGAATCTTTTTAA
- the hsdR gene encoding EcoAI/FtnUII family type I restriction enzme subunit R, which produces MNKKDLSESDIKAKFITPAILKSGWDEQTQLGREIFFTDGRIYVKGKLTARGKRKFADYILFYKPNVPIAIIEAKDNKHSVKSGIQQALGYANTLDIPCVFSSNGDGFYFHDKTATDGEIEKELTLDEFPSPEILWQKYKKYKGIETEEVEEIAKQDYFQDGSGRSPRYYQQIAVNRTIEAVAKGQDRIILVMATGTGKTYTAFQIIYRLWKSGAKKRILFLADRTALIDQTARGDFRHFKDALTIIKKKQIDTAYNIYLALYQGLSDSQGADAYKQFSPDFFDLIIIDECHRGSAKEDSKWREILAYFNKATHIGLTATPKETEEVSNIDYFGEPLYTYSLKQGIDDGFLAPYKVVKVTLDIDAEGWRPTQGFVDKSGNPVEDRIYNRTDFDKNIVVDERRKLVAKKITEFLKGYDRFAKSIVFCIDIEHAEGMRSALANANADLFAQNNKYVMQITGDNEEGKRELDSFINPSEPYPVIATTSKLMTTGVDAQTCKLIVLDSNIGSMTEFKQIIGRGTRINEEYGKTYFTIMDFRNVTNLFADPDFDGDPVMIKQVGEDDDLSGAEDETTDDVITDILDGAEVEFPDIEGGGEIEEDTRREKIRVDGVQVKIVNERVQYLGNDGKIITESLKDYTKNSVTKQYKSLEKFLNSWNNSEKKEVIIKELEEQGIFFEALKDEVGKEFDPFDLICHVAFEAKPLTRKERANNVKKRNYFTKYGDKAQTVLNSLLDKYAEDGLLTIESTEVLKLDPLNKLGTPIELIKAFGSKKVYLQALKELETQLYNTTA; this is translated from the coding sequence ATGAATAAAAAAGACTTATCTGAATCTGACATAAAGGCGAAATTTATCACACCTGCTATTTTGAAATCAGGTTGGGATGAGCAAACACAATTAGGACGTGAAATTTTCTTCACAGATGGTCGAATCTATGTGAAAGGAAAGCTGACTGCAAGAGGAAAAAGAAAATTTGCGGACTATATTCTTTTCTACAAACCGAATGTACCGATTGCTATAATTGAGGCAAAAGACAACAAACACAGCGTAAAAAGTGGAATTCAACAAGCTCTTGGCTACGCCAACACCTTGGATATTCCTTGTGTGTTTAGTAGTAATGGAGACGGATTTTACTTTCACGATAAAACAGCAACAGACGGAGAAATTGAAAAAGAACTGACTTTAGACGAATTTCCAAGTCCTGAAATTCTTTGGCAGAAGTACAAAAAATACAAAGGAATTGAAACCGAAGAAGTTGAAGAAATTGCAAAGCAAGATTATTTTCAAGATGGTTCTGGTCGTAGTCCAAGATATTACCAACAAATTGCAGTAAACAGAACAATCGAAGCAGTTGCAAAAGGTCAAGACCGAATTATTTTGGTAATGGCAACTGGAACAGGAAAAACCTATACTGCTTTTCAAATCATTTATAGGCTTTGGAAAAGTGGAGCAAAAAAGAGAATTCTATTTTTAGCGGACAGAACTGCATTAATTGACCAAACAGCTCGTGGAGATTTTAGACATTTTAAAGATGCTCTAACAATCATAAAAAAGAAACAAATTGATACAGCTTACAATATTTATTTAGCATTATATCAAGGTTTATCAGATAGTCAAGGAGCAGATGCATACAAACAATTTAGTCCAGACTTTTTTGATTTAATAATAATTGACGAGTGCCACAGAGGAAGTGCTAAAGAAGATAGCAAATGGCGTGAGATTTTAGCTTATTTCAACAAAGCAACTCACATTGGTTTAACAGCAACACCAAAAGAAACCGAAGAAGTTTCAAATATTGATTATTTCGGTGAGCCTCTTTACACCTATTCTTTAAAACAAGGAATTGATGATGGTTTTCTTGCACCTTATAAAGTTGTAAAAGTCACTTTAGATATTGATGCGGAAGGTTGGAGACCAACACAAGGTTTTGTTGATAAAAGCGGAAATCCAGTTGAAGACAGAATTTACAACAGAACGGATTTTGACAAAAATATTGTTGTTGACGAACGCAGAAAATTAGTTGCAAAAAAAATAACCGAATTCTTAAAAGGTTATGACAGATTTGCAAAATCAATCGTTTTCTGTATTGACATTGAGCACGCAGAAGGAATGCGTTCCGCATTGGCTAACGCCAATGCCGATTTATTCGCTCAAAACAATAAGTACGTAATGCAAATTACAGGCGATAACGAAGAAGGAAAACGTGAGTTGGATAGTTTTATCAATCCAAGTGAACCTTATCCTGTTATTGCAACAACTTCAAAATTAATGACAACAGGTGTTGATGCTCAAACTTGTAAACTCATTGTTTTAGATAGTAATATTGGTTCAATGACCGAGTTTAAGCAAATTATTGGTCGTGGAACGAGAATAAATGAAGAATATGGTAAAACCTATTTTACCATTATGGACTTTAGAAATGTAACCAACTTATTTGCTGACCCTGATTTTGATGGCGACCCAGTAATGATAAAACAAGTTGGTGAAGATGACGATTTATCAGGAGCAGAAGATGAAACCACAGATGATGTAATTACAGATATTTTAGATGGTGCAGAAGTTGAATTTCCAGATATTGAAGGTGGTGGAGAAATTGAAGAAGATACAAGACGAGAAAAAATTCGAGTTGATGGCGTTCAAGTAAAAATTGTAAATGAACGTGTTCAATATTTAGGTAATGATGGTAAAATTATAACAGAAAGTTTAAAAGACTACACCAAAAATAGCGTTACCAAACAATATAAAAGTTTAGAGAAGTTCTTGAATAGTTGGAACAATTCAGAAAAGAAAGAAGTTATTATTAAAGAATTAGAAGAACAAGGAATTTTCTTTGAAGCTTTAAAAGATGAAGTTGGAAAAGAATTTGACCCTTTCGATTTAATCTGTCACGTAGCTTTTGAAGCAAAACCCTTAACAAGAAAAGAAAGAGCAAACAACGTAAAAAAGAGAAATTATTTTACCAAATATGGAGACAAAGCCCAAACGGTTTTAAATAGTTTGCTCGATAAATATGCAGAAGATGGTTTATTAACTATTGAAAGTACAGAAGTATTAAAACTTGACCCTTTAAATAAATTAGGAACACCAATTGAATTAATCAAAGCTTTTGGTAGTAAAAAAGTTTATTTACAAGCATTGAAGGAATTAGAAACACAATTATACAATACAACAGCATAA
- a CDS encoding WG repeat-containing protein, translated as MDRLDFGKELIRIRKANGLTQAEVAEKCNITIRTIQRIESGAVKPRSSTIKIISEFLKIDFFEISNQNSNLKNHTILWYLKDFFNLKTNTMKKISILTTSILIILFLSVTAFNKKNKNTLEINNQKANLEAEHKRKTPPKEYDFIGKFGEIHKNWALVKKGNLFGFIDMKGKIIVPVEYTAIGMFGEVHKEWAIVKKDNLFGFIDMKGKIIVPIEYTAIGMFGEIHKEWAIVKKDNQFGFIDMKGEIIVPIEYTAIGMFGEIHKEWAIVKKDNQFGFINMKGEIIVPIEYTAIGMFGEVRKELALVKKGNQFGFINRKGKIVIPIK; from the coding sequence ATGGATAGACTAGATTTCGGAAAAGAATTAATTAGAATAAGAAAAGCAAATGGATTAACTCAAGCAGAAGTTGCAGAAAAATGCAACATAACAATACGTACAATTCAGAGAATTGAATCTGGTGCTGTTAAACCAAGATCATCTACTATCAAAATTATTTCAGAATTCTTGAAAATTGATTTTTTTGAAATCTCAAATCAAAATTCAAATTTGAAAAACCATACTATTTTATGGTATTTAAAAGACTTCTTTAATTTAAAAACAAATACAATGAAAAAAATCTCAATCTTAACTACTTCAATTCTCATTATTCTTTTTCTTTCTGTTACTGCATTTAATAAAAAAAACAAAAACACCCTAGAAATAAATAATCAAAAGGCAAATTTAGAAGCTGAACATAAAAGGAAAACACCTCCAAAAGAATATGATTTTATTGGAAAGTTTGGGGAAATTCATAAAAATTGGGCATTGGTAAAAAAAGGAAATCTTTTTGGCTTTATAGATATGAAAGGCAAAATTATTGTTCCTGTAGAATATACCGCAATTGGAATGTTCGGAGAAGTTCATAAAGAATGGGCAATAGTAAAAAAAGATAATCTATTCGGGTTTATAGATATGAAAGGCAAAATTATTGTTCCTATAGAATATACCGCAATTGGAATGTTCGGAGAAATTCATAAAGAATGGGCAATAGTAAAAAAAGATAATCAGTTCGGTTTTATAGATATGAAAGGCGAAATTATTGTTCCTATAGAATATACCGCAATTGGAATGTTCGGAGAAATTCATAAAGAATGGGCAATTGTAAAAAAAGATAATCAGTTTGGATTTATAAATATGAAAGGCGAAATTATTGTTCCTATAGAATATACCGCAATTGGAATGTTTGGAGAAGTTCGTAAAGAATTGGCATTAGTCAAAAAAGGAAATCAGTTCGGATTTATAAATAGGAAAGGCAAGATTGTGATTCCTATCAAATAA
- a CDS encoding site-specific integrase, whose amino-acid sequence MKKYPNIFVERKKHRNKQQLLIKFDYNNDLINIIRKIDGALWSKSLKCWYLQDTALNLEALKRNFDKITKLTIQNSTKKTPFNRNLSADEKVLLNNFYLYLKGKRYSKSTIQTYTFFVADFINFHTNTALNELTNKSVELFIESVFIERNYSVSSQRQFISALKLFIVFCPETLINNLELVRPKKSKKLPNILSQEEVLKIIGVTQNLKHKAILALIYSCGLRISELINLKLENFNIDRKQLVIKNSKGRKDRYVSLADSFIPLLSNYYYSYKPEIYFVEGQNKGKYSAESVRQFLKKNCLKAGIRRTVTPHTLRHSYATHLLENGVDIRYIQSLLGHSRPETTMIYTHVKRKDLMEIQNPLDRALQKIKMTDNNNKKVLLSGKL is encoded by the coding sequence TTGAAAAAGTATCCTAACATATTTGTTGAGCGAAAAAAGCACCGTAACAAGCAACAACTTCTAATTAAGTTTGATTATAATAATGATTTAATAAATATTATAAGAAAAATTGATGGAGCTTTATGGAGCAAATCTCTTAAATGTTGGTATTTGCAAGATACTGCCTTAAATTTAGAAGCTCTTAAGCGAAATTTTGATAAAATTACAAAATTAACGATTCAAAACTCAACAAAGAAAACCCCTTTTAACAGAAATTTATCTGCGGATGAAAAAGTGCTTTTAAATAATTTTTACCTTTATTTAAAAGGGAAAAGGTATAGTAAAAGCACCATACAGACCTATACTTTTTTTGTTGCCGATTTTATAAACTTTCACACTAATACTGCTTTAAACGAACTAACTAATAAATCTGTAGAACTTTTTATTGAAAGTGTATTTATAGAGAGAAATTACTCTGTAAGTTCTCAAAGGCAATTTATTAGTGCTTTAAAACTATTTATAGTTTTTTGCCCTGAAACTTTAATAAATAATTTAGAATTAGTTAGACCCAAGAAATCTAAAAAACTACCTAATATTTTGTCTCAAGAGGAAGTTTTAAAAATTATTGGCGTTACCCAAAACTTAAAACACAAAGCAATATTAGCTTTAATTTATTCTTGTGGATTAAGAATTAGCGAATTGATTAATTTAAAATTAGAGAACTTTAATATTGATAGAAAGCAATTAGTTATTAAAAATAGTAAAGGAAGAAAAGACAGATATGTTAGTTTAGCCGATAGTTTTATTCCGTTATTATCTAATTATTATTACTCATACAAACCCGAAATTTATTTTGTAGAAGGACAAAACAAGGGAAAATATAGTGCGGAAAGTGTTCGTCAGTTTTTAAAGAAGAATTGTTTAAAAGCAGGCATTAGAAGAACGGTAACACCACACACTTTAAGGCACAGTTATGCAACACATTTACTTGAAAACGGAGTTGATATAAGATACATTCAGTCTTTGTTAGGACATTCTAGACCAGAAACCACTATGATATATACACATGTAAAAAGAAAAGATTTAATGGAGATTCAGAATCCGTTAGATAGAGCCTTACAAAAGATAAAAATGACCGATAATAACAACAAAAAAGTTTTATTATCCGGTAAATTATAA